A region of Lycium barbarum isolate Lr01 chromosome 1, ASM1917538v2, whole genome shotgun sequence DNA encodes the following proteins:
- the LOC132602500 gene encoding ubiquitin-conjugating enzyme E2 27: MVDLARVQKELHECNRDVEVSGINVSLKGDSLTHLIGTIPGPIGTPYEGGTFKIDITLTDGYPFEPPKMKFATKVWHPNISSQSGAICLDILKDQWSPALTLKTALLSIQALLSAPEPDDPQDAVVAQQYLRDHQTFVGTARYWTETFAKTCAAEEKIQKLVEMGFPEAQVRSTLEATGWDENMALEKLLSS, from the exons atggtggacTTGGCTAGGGTTCAAAAGGAACTTCATGAATGCAACAGAGATGTAGAGGTTTCTGGTATAAATGTAAGCCTTAAAGGTGACAGTCTCACTCACTTGATTGGTACAATCCCTGGTCCTATTGGTACTCCTTATGAAGGTGGTACTTTCAAGATCGATATCACTCTTACTG ATGGCTACCCGTTTGAGCCTCCAAAAATGAAATTCGCCACAAAAGTTTG GCATCCTAACATAAGTAGTCAAAGTGGAGCAATATGCCTAGACATCCTGAAGGACCAGTGGAGCCCAGCGCTAACTCTCAAGACGGCTCTCCTTTCTATACAAGCATTACTTTCTGCTCCTGAGCCCGATGATCCACAAGATGCAGTTGTTGCACAACAG TATCTTAGAGACCATCAGACCTTTGTTGGCACAGCTCGTTACTGGACTGAAACTTTTGCAAAAACATGTGCTGCAGAGGAGAAG ATACAAAAGCTTGTGGAAATGGGCTTTCCTGAAGCTCAAGTGAGGAGTACTTTGGAAGCAACTGGTTGGGATGAAAACATGGCTCTCGAAAAGCTGTTGTCCAGCTAG
- the LOC132602512 gene encoding pyruvate dehydrogenase E1 component subunit beta-1, mitochondrial-like — MSGSIGRTMASGKISTLNKFLMGSRVFASRTYSSTAKEMMTVRDALNSALHEEMSADPKVFVMGEEVGEYQGAYKITKGLLDKYGPDRVIDTPITEAGFAGIGVGAAYYGLKPVVEFMTFNFSMQAIDHIINSAAKSNYMSAGQINVPIVFRGPNGAAAGVGAQHSQCYAAWYGACPGLKVLAPYSSEDARGLLKAAIRDPDPVVFLENELLYGESFPISAEALDSSFSLPIGKAKIEREGKDVTITAFSKMVGYALQAAEILAKEGISAEVINLRSVRPLDRPAINASVRKTSRLVTVEEGFPQHGVGAEICASVVEESFEYLDAPVERITGADVPMPYAANLERLAVPQVEDVVRAAKRVCYRSSN; from the exons ATGTCTGGAAGTATAGGTCGAACAATGGCCAGCGGAAAGATTTCTACTTTG AACAAGTTCTTGATGGGAAGCAGGGTATTTGCATCTAGAACTTACTCTTCCACAGCTAAAgag ATGATGACAGTGCGTGACGCGCTAAATTCAGCTCTACATGAAGAAATGTCTGCTGATCCTAAGGTCTTTGTTATGGGGGAAGAG GTTGGTGAGTACCAGGGAGCCTATAAG attacAAAGGGGCTTCTGGATAAATATGGTCCAGATAGAGTTATCGATACACCAATTACGGAG GCTGGATTTGCTGGAATTGGAGTTGGTGCAGCATACTATGGTCTAAAGCCCGTAGTCGAATTCATGACATTCAACTTTTCCATGCAG GCAATTGACCATATCATCAATTCTGCTGCAAAATCAAACTACATGTCTGCTGGTCAGATAAATGTGCCCATTGTTTTCAGGGGTCCTAATGGTGCTGCAGCTGGTGTCGGTGCCCAACACTCTCAG TGCTATGCGGCATGGTATGGTGCATGTCCAGGATTAAAGGTACTAGCTCCATACTCTTCGGAAGATGCTCGTGGCTTGCTCAAAGCTGCTATCAGGGATCCCGATCCTGTTGTGTTTCTGGAAAACGAATTGCT ATATGGTGAGTCTTTCCCTATTTCAGCTGAAGCTCTTGATTCTAGTTTCTCTCTTCCCATCGGAAAAGCTAAG ATAGAACGCGAAGGGAAGGATGTGACAATCACTGCCTTCTCTAAGATGGTTGGCTATGCCCTCCAG GCTGCTGAAATTCTTGCTAAGGAAGGAATTAGTGCTGAG GTTATTAATCTGCGCTCAGTCCGACCACTCGATAGACCTGCCATTAATGCATCTGTGAGGAAAACCAGCAGACTTGTAACTGTTGAAGAAGGATTTCCACAACATGGAGTTGGCGCTGAGATCTG TGCATCTGTGGTTGAGGAGAGCTTCGAGTATCTTGATGCACCAGTTGAGAGGATAACAGGTGCTGATGTCCCTATGCCATATGCAGCAAACCTTGAAAGACTGGCTGTTCCACAG GTAGAAGACGTTGTTCGTGCAGCCAAGAGGGTTTGTTACCGATCAAGTAACTAA
- the LOC132625980 gene encoding nuclear polyadenylated RNA-binding protein 3-like — MPFYRILRMGCGVSKIDANGVATPNRSILPNFHSRRRQSTKSIPSKKEPLLLMPEPIDRPSISAPKCDDNLSCVTSEGSKKEEDEKRIAKIRTIVEEAEKNDEKGRLHENEGEEVEEDDNDDDQRAINKVRVDEEDGGDFPSSPSFRVYFTDKDAESRKINDGNYNKVGLKDVTPAAATISSTKESESVGKEEKKEIRKKSFRNVLPRNLLNGRSSSNSSTRSSHHHKVAS; from the exons ATGCCCTTTTACAGAATCCTTAGAATGGGTTGTGGCGTTTCCAAGATAGATGCCAATGGCGTCGCCACACCCAACAGATCTATCCTTCCCAATTTCCACTCTAGAAGGAGGCAATCAACCAAATCTATCCCTTCAAAAAAAGAACCATTGTTGTTGATGCCTGAACCTATTGATAGACCTTCCATTTCTGCTCCAAAATGTGATGATAATTTGAGTTGTGTCACCTCCGAGGGGTCTAAAAAAGAAGAGGATGAAAAAAGGATCGCGAAAATAAGGACAATTGTTGAGGAAGCggaaaaaaatgatgaaaaaggCCGACTACATGAAAATGAAGGAGAGGAGGTGGAGgaggatgataatgatgatgatcaaAGGGCGATTAATAAGGTTCGTGTTGATGAGGAGGATGGTGGTGATTTTCCTAGTTCTCCGAGTTTTAGGGTTTATTTCACCGATAAGGATGCTGAAAGCCGGAAGATCAATGACG GTAATTATAACAAGGTTGGTTTGAAGGACGTCACCCCAGCTGCAGCTACCATATCATCAACAAAG GAGTCGGAGTCAGTGGGCAAGGAGGAGAAGAAAGAAATAAGAAAGAAGAGTTTTAGAAATGTCCTGCCAAGGAACCTGTTGAATGGTCGATCATCATCTAATTCTTCAACTCGCTCCAGTCATCATCATAAAGTAGCTTCTTGA
- the LOC132625988 gene encoding NAC domain-containing protein 83-like, with the protein MDKFNFLKDGAIKQLPPGFRFQPTDEEIVFQYLLRKVFSCPLPALIIPDIDISRHDPWDLPGNMEQDRYFFSNKEAKYRNGNLTNRATMSGYWKPTGIDKKITRPKGKPIILGMKKTLVFYRGKPCHASRTDWIMHEYRLVLPVNPSFISQQFKKSPQGSLVQIGNLVLCHISLRKRKGKNEEVLRMVTEDYSANQHIEVPKPIWFYDFMSKDLNDDRTSFSCFSNSVSSDASALTEVSSGSSGLIEHEEASNQFL; encoded by the exons ATGGACAAGTTCAACTTCTTGAAAGATGGAGCCATAAAACAGCTTCCTCCTGGATTTCGATTTCAGCCTACTGATGAAGAGATTGTGTTTCAATACTTGCTTCGCAAAGTATTTTCCTGTCCTTTGCCCGCTTTAATCATTCCTGATATCGATATTTCCAGGCACGACCCATGGGATTTGCCAG GTAATATGGAGCAAGATAGATATTTTTTCAGCAACAAGGAAGCCAAATACAGGAACGGAAATCTAACGAATAGAGCAACTATGAGTGGTTACTGGAAGCCTACTGGTATAGACAAGAAAATTACACGTCCAAAAGGGAAACCAATAATTCTTGGGATGAAAAAGACTCTGGTTTTCTACAGAGGAAAGCCTTGTCATGCTTCTAGAACTGATTGGATCATGCATGAATATCGTCTTGTTCTTCCCGTTAATCCATCCTTTATTTCCCAGCAGTTCAAGAAATCCCCTCAG GGTTCCTTGGTGCAGATTGGCAATTTGGTTCTTTGTCATATATCTTTGAGGAAGAGAAAGGGAAAAAATGAAGAAGTCTTAAGAATGGTTACTGAAGATTACAGTGCTAATCAGCATATTGAAGTACCAAAGCCGATATGGTTTTATGATTTTATGAGTAAAGACTTAAATGATGATAGAACTTCTTTCTCATGCTTTTCTAATTCTGTGAGCTCTGATGCAAGTGCCCTCACTGAAGTTTCTTCTGGTTCAAGTGGACTAATAGAGCATGAAGAAGCTAGTAACCAGTTTCTATGA